One window of Nostoc sp. C052 genomic DNA carries:
- a CDS encoding DUF952 domain-containing protein, translating into MNTILHITKRQQWEQAKNLGKYRADSLESEGFIHCSKSTQILKVAKRFFHNQKELVLLFIDSDQVQAEIRDEPAEIGELFPHIYGELNIDAVYQVIDFEAGEDGLFELPQEVIDLE; encoded by the coding sequence ATGAATACTATCCTCCACATTACCAAACGCCAACAATGGGAACAAGCAAAAAATCTCGGTAAATATCGTGCTGATTCGTTAGAGAGTGAAGGTTTTATACATTGCTCAAAATCAACGCAGATACTCAAAGTTGCCAAGAGATTTTTTCATAATCAAAAAGAATTGGTACTACTTTTTATTGATTCCGATCAAGTACAAGCTGAAATTCGCGATGAACCTGCTGAAATAGGAGAATTATTTCCTCATATTTATGGTGAGTTAAATATTGATGCTGTGTATCAAGTGATTGATTTTGAAGCTGGGGAAGATGGTTTATTTGAGTTACCGCAAGAAGTTATAGATTTAGAATAA
- a CDS encoding Uma2 family endonuclease — protein sequence MVTLQLRQIRVPPGQRIILENVSWQVFEAILNELGEHRGSRVAYSQGTLEIMAPLPEHERSKVIIGDLVKALLDELDLNWESLGSTTFKRKEISAGIEPDDCFYIQNYKLMIGKDRIDLTIDPPPDLAIEIDVTSKTQISAYEALRVPEIWRYESKKLEISLLQGEQYVKSLISPTFPTFSITELIPQFVEMARTTGMSSALRAFRQSVKEQIQDS from the coding sequence ATGGTTACTCTTCAACTCAGACAAATTCGAGTTCCACCAGGGCAAAGAATAATACTGGAAAATGTGAGTTGGCAAGTATTTGAAGCAATTCTCAACGAGTTAGGAGAGCATCGCGGGAGTCGAGTAGCATACAGCCAAGGAACGTTAGAAATTATGGCTCCATTACCAGAACATGAGCGATCTAAGGTAATTATCGGAGACTTGGTGAAAGCTTTGCTAGATGAACTCGATCTCAATTGGGAGTCTTTAGGTTCAACTACCTTTAAGCGAAAAGAGATAAGTGCAGGTATTGAACCCGATGATTGTTTTTATATTCAAAACTATAAGCTAATGATTGGGAAAGACAGGATTGACCTAACTATTGATCCTCCTCCTGATTTGGCAATTGAAATTGATGTCACCTCTAAAACCCAAATTAGTGCCTACGAAGCTTTGAGAGTACCTGAAATCTGGCGATATGAAAGCAAAAAGCTAGAAATTAGCTTACTGCAAGGTGAGCAATATGTAAAGTCTCTCATCAGCCCCACATTTCCTACTTTTTCTATCACAGAACTCATTCCCCAGTTTGTGGAAATGGCGCGAACGACAGGAATGAGTTCAGCACTTAGAGCGTTTCGACAATCGGTAAAAGAACAAATACAAGACAGTTAA
- a CDS encoding RluA family pseudouridine synthase, translating to MTEFNLQIQENSDRLSSVMEDAAPSLLPSTNTIHCINTKSDRLDRFLSQELPDLSRSRIQQLIEQGNVQLNDQVCTSKKINVKLGDRITLEIPEVQPLELLAEDIPLDILYEDDQLLILNKPAGLVVHPAPGHPDGTLVNALLAHCPNLPGIGGVQRPGIVHRLDKDTTGAIAIAKTDIAHRHLQAQLKAKTARREYLGVVYGAPKTESGTIDLPIGRHPQDRKKMAIIPVEQGGRVAVTHWQVLERLGNFTLIHFQLETGRTHQIRVHSGKMGHPIVGDRVYSSGHSVGVNLPGQALHAWRLKLQHPLSGELIEVTATPPAHFTKLLEMLKRRTTL from the coding sequence GTGACCGAATTTAATTTACAAATCCAAGAAAATAGTGATCGCTTATCTTCTGTTATGGAGGATGCAGCACCTAGCCTACTTCCCTCCACTAATACGATACACTGCATCAACACTAAGAGCGATCGCCTCGACCGCTTCCTTTCACAAGAATTACCAGACTTATCTCGTTCCCGCATCCAACAGTTAATTGAACAGGGTAATGTCCAACTTAACGATCAAGTTTGCACATCTAAGAAGATCAATGTCAAGTTAGGCGATCGCATCACTCTGGAAATACCAGAAGTCCAACCCTTGGAACTGCTTGCAGAAGATATCCCTTTAGATATCCTCTACGAAGACGATCAATTACTTATTCTCAACAAACCCGCAGGTTTAGTTGTCCATCCTGCGCCCGGTCATCCAGATGGCACTTTGGTAAATGCTTTATTGGCACACTGTCCCAATTTACCAGGAATTGGCGGAGTCCAACGTCCAGGAATCGTCCATCGATTGGATAAGGATACAACAGGAGCGATCGCGATCGCTAAAACAGATATTGCCCATCGTCATTTACAAGCGCAACTCAAAGCTAAAACTGCACGGCGAGAATACTTGGGTGTAGTTTACGGTGCGCCAAAAACTGAAAGTGGCACTATAGATTTACCCATTGGTCGCCATCCCCAAGACCGCAAGAAAATGGCGATTATACCTGTTGAACAAGGCGGACGAGTCGCCGTCACTCACTGGCAAGTACTAGAACGTCTTGGTAACTTCACCTTAATTCACTTTCAATTAGAAACTGGACGCACCCATCAAATTCGCGTCCACAGTGGCAAAATGGGACATCCAATTGTTGGCGACCGAGTTTATAGTTCTGGCCATTCAGTAGGGGTAAATTTGCCCGGACAAGCACTCCATGCTTGGCGACTAAAATTGCAGCACCCCCTATCTGGGGAGTTGATTGAGGTGACAGCGACTCCTCCCGCCCACTTTACAAAACTTTTGGAGATGCTCAAAAGACGAACGACACTTTAA
- a CDS encoding RNA ligase family protein: MSKSTALILIEGEEVVVTEKLHGTNFTVLVDADGTTKIGSHNYFWKNSEVNKRLVYIRAYNENEAFQKLPPGTQIFGEIYGVQDIKYGLNNGNIGIAIFAVRRGSYFLNYSDFVDFCEEFALPRVPALYIGAYTWEAVSQFNNANSVVSPDCIMEGVIVQPVIEKTHPEIGRVVLKLISDRYLLRKDGTELH; encoded by the coding sequence TTGTCAAAATCAACAGCATTAATCCTCATTGAAGGTGAAGAAGTTGTTGTAACAGAGAAATTGCACGGAACTAACTTCACTGTCTTAGTTGATGCTGATGGCACAACTAAAATTGGCAGCCATAATTACTTCTGGAAAAACAGCGAAGTCAACAAAAGATTAGTTTATATTCGTGCTTACAACGAAAACGAGGCTTTCCAGAAACTTCCACCAGGAACTCAGATTTTTGGAGAAATCTACGGCGTACAAGATATCAAATATGGCTTGAATAATGGGAATATTGGAATTGCTATATTTGCTGTGCGTCGCGGCAGTTATTTTCTTAATTACAGCGATTTTGTGGATTTTTGCGAGGAATTTGCTTTGCCGAGAGTACCTGCGCTTTATATCGGTGCTTACACTTGGGAAGCGGTGTCTCAATTCAATAATGCCAATAGTGTAGTCAGTCCCGACTGCATCATGGAAGGCGTTATTGTGCAACCAGTCATTGAGAAAACGCATCCAGAAATAGGTAGAGTAGTCTTGAAGTTGATTAGCGATCGCTATCTGCTCCGTAAGGATGGAACTGAACTTCATTAG
- a CDS encoding sulfite exporter TauE/SafE family protein has translation MIDFSWLILVSGGLISGVIAGLLGIGGGIITIPLLVTLGYTPVQAIATSSLAIVITSISGSLQNWWMGYFDFKRVIYLGIPAFLTTGIGVYFANKIPSYIILFTFGIILLTNIYLIELRKQLAFKKIENTSPIFNPLVSKIGTGGAAGILAGLFGLGGGTIMVPLQMLLLGEEIKVAIQTSLGVIVITGLAACTGHTLEGNILFAQGIVLGCGGLLGVQMSTRTLPKLPDYTVSLVLRIFLGILSIYIFWEAWTNYQQIITSL, from the coding sequence ATGATTGATTTTAGTTGGTTGATTTTAGTGAGTGGGGGTTTAATATCGGGAGTCATCGCTGGACTTTTAGGAATAGGTGGGGGTATTATCACGATTCCTCTTTTAGTCACACTAGGTTATACTCCCGTTCAGGCGATCGCTACTAGTAGCCTTGCTATTGTAATTACTTCAATCTCTGGAAGTTTGCAAAATTGGTGGATGGGCTACTTTGACTTCAAACGAGTAATCTATTTAGGAATTCCAGCTTTTCTAACTACTGGAATAGGTGTATATTTCGCCAATAAAATTCCATCCTATATAATACTCTTTACATTTGGCATCATACTACTTACTAATATCTATCTGATTGAGCTTCGTAAGCAACTAGCCTTTAAGAAAATAGAGAATACATCCCCAATATTTAACCCATTAGTTTCTAAAATTGGCACTGGGGGAGCAGCAGGAATTTTAGCAGGTTTGTTTGGTTTAGGTGGCGGCACGATTATGGTGCCTTTGCAAATGTTGCTATTGGGAGAAGAAATTAAAGTAGCAATTCAAACTAGTTTAGGTGTGATTGTCATCACTGGTTTAGCTGCCTGCACAGGACACACATTAGAGGGAAATATTCTGTTTGCTCAAGGTATAGTTTTAGGATGTGGCGGTCTTTTAGGCGTTCAGATGAGTACTCGCACATTGCCAAAACTACCAGATTACACTGTGAGTTTAGTTCTGCGTATTTTTCTAGGAATACTATCAATTTATATTTTCTGGGAAGCTTGGACAAATTATCAACAAATAATTACTAGTTTGTAA
- a CDS encoding sulfite oxidase — MSDENLFDQEDYVQTRVEQCIWQKSTAAGISRQRFLKILATMVGATAIGGLAKPSSAHSQAAIKTKGSKILKPLPPGYISHSKGTLEMNWEAMYGRGYLVPNDWFYVHNRSTPPPFDPSTWRLQIHGTGVSAPCEFTYDEIIAMPSVSVTCAIECAANGRRFFEEAYNTPLPGTRWRLGAIGVAEWTGVPLGMLLERAGLKSTAKDVLVEGADVDSLDSKETNKSKFSNVVPISKALADNSLVVYAMNGEPLPPDHGQPCRVLFPGWGGNANVKWIERIEVSETPIYTQWVTEQMVLVGADYPAIAPYKGKLITYQNVKSAFELAWPATLSAKTHLLRGRSWSGKGKIARVEVSLDGGKTWQFARLREPNFPFAWVRWDIEWNPLPGEYFLQARATDNLGNTQPITVPWNNSGLLYGGVVSHPVIVQG, encoded by the coding sequence TTGAGCGATGAAAACCTCTTTGATCAAGAGGATTATGTACAAACGCGGGTTGAACAGTGTATTTGGCAAAAAAGTACAGCTGCGGGTATTTCGCGCCAGCGCTTTCTGAAAATACTAGCTACTATGGTTGGCGCAACAGCCATTGGGGGATTAGCTAAACCTTCGTCTGCTCACAGTCAGGCAGCTATTAAAACTAAAGGCAGCAAAATACTTAAACCATTGCCACCAGGGTATATCTCTCATAGCAAAGGCACATTAGAGATGAACTGGGAAGCGATGTATGGGCGTGGTTATTTAGTACCAAACGATTGGTTCTATGTTCACAACCGCAGTACACCTCCCCCATTTGACCCGTCTACGTGGCGTTTGCAAATTCATGGAACTGGTGTTTCTGCACCTTGCGAGTTTACTTACGATGAAATCATCGCCATGCCATCCGTCTCAGTCACTTGTGCCATTGAGTGTGCTGCTAATGGTCGGCGCTTCTTTGAAGAAGCTTACAACACACCACTTCCTGGAACACGGTGGAGGCTTGGGGCGATTGGTGTGGCTGAGTGGACTGGTGTACCACTTGGTATGTTATTAGAGCGGGCTGGATTGAAATCTACAGCAAAAGATGTACTCGTTGAGGGTGCAGATGTAGATTCGCTGGACTCAAAAGAGACAAATAAATCCAAGTTCAGCAATGTAGTTCCAATTAGCAAAGCATTAGCAGATAACTCGCTCGTCGTCTACGCAATGAATGGAGAACCATTACCTCCAGATCATGGTCAGCCGTGCCGTGTCTTATTCCCTGGTTGGGGAGGAAACGCCAACGTTAAATGGATTGAGCGGATTGAGGTTTCTGAAACACCGATATATACCCAGTGGGTGACAGAACAGATGGTGCTAGTTGGTGCAGACTACCCAGCGATCGCACCATATAAAGGTAAGCTGATTACCTATCAAAATGTTAAGAGCGCTTTTGAGTTGGCTTGGCCAGCTACACTTTCTGCTAAAACCCACTTACTACGTGGACGTTCTTGGTCTGGGAAAGGAAAGATTGCACGTGTAGAAGTCAGCCTGGATGGCGGCAAAACTTGGCAATTTGCACGACTGAGAGAACCCAATTTTCCATTTGCATGGGTACGCTGGGACATTGAATGGAACCCACTTCCTGGGGAATATTTTCTCCAGGCTCGTGCTACTGACAATTTAGGTAATACACAACCGATTACAGTTCCGTGGAATAATTCTGGATTGCTCTACGGAGGTGTTGTTAGCCATCCGGTGATAGTACAAGGTTAA
- a CDS encoding aminotransferase class V-fold PLP-dependent enzyme — MTDILAMGANIKQEAAKLSLLSENFDSFWDKEISPLFTEESLSFKVKTLNGNNVKYVNLDNGATTTPFATVKQHIDEMLDTYGSVHRGSGQKSIITTREYDASRNIIRDFVGSSLDNYVIFAKNTTEAINGAATLWAKKPGKILVSDIEHSSNLLPWVTRDEVVQYRTQPDGSVSVAEIEDIFKAHQNLPEAEQIKLVTITGASTITGYRPPIYEIAALAHRYGAKIFADVCQLIQHERVDMRADDDPCHLDFVAFSGHKMYAPYGTGVLLGPKEFFDSSYPYQIGGGNLPYITRNLEIKRFYTERAHDPGTPNAMGAIAIAKAIEIIEAVGRDRIAQYEHSLVEFTYTRLGMITGVKMHIPGDNLAHVIPFDIDGFDGRLVAEILAQEYGIGVRAGAFCTYEYIRKLKNISDEQDSEIAQEVDRGITRNIPSIIRASFAVYNTLEDCDRFINAIAQIAKNGLAHYLPNYTQDQITGVWTAINS, encoded by the coding sequence ATGACCGACATACTTGCAATGGGTGCAAATATCAAGCAAGAAGCTGCCAAACTATCGCTGTTGTCAGAAAATTTTGACAGTTTTTGGGACAAAGAAATCAGTCCGTTATTTACAGAAGAGTCTCTATCTTTCAAGGTTAAAACTCTCAACGGAAACAATGTCAAGTACGTAAACTTGGATAATGGAGCTACAACCACTCCCTTTGCAACTGTCAAGCAGCATATCGATGAAATGCTTGACACTTATGGCAGCGTGCATCGAGGTTCTGGGCAAAAGTCCATCATCACTACACGAGAATATGACGCTAGCCGAAACATCATTCGAGACTTTGTAGGATCATCTTTAGACAACTATGTAATCTTTGCGAAGAATACAACAGAAGCAATTAATGGAGCTGCGACACTTTGGGCAAAAAAACCGGGGAAAATCTTAGTTTCTGATATTGAGCATTCATCCAACCTACTGCCTTGGGTGACTAGGGACGAAGTTGTGCAGTACAGAACTCAGCCAGATGGAAGTGTAAGTGTTGCAGAAATTGAAGATATCTTCAAAGCACACCAAAATCTCCCCGAAGCCGAGCAAATTAAGTTAGTAACTATTACAGGTGCTTCGACAATTACAGGTTATAGACCTCCGATTTACGAGATTGCAGCTTTAGCACATCGGTATGGTGCGAAGATATTTGCTGACGTGTGTCAGTTAATTCAGCATGAACGAGTAGATATGCGTGCTGATGATGACCCATGTCATTTAGATTTTGTGGCTTTCTCTGGACACAAGATGTATGCTCCCTATGGAACCGGGGTTTTGCTAGGGCCAAAAGAATTTTTTGATAGCTCCTACCCTTATCAAATTGGCGGTGGAAACCTGCCTTATATCACCAGAAACCTGGAGATCAAGCGTTTTTATACAGAACGGGCCCACGATCCTGGAACACCAAACGCAATGGGTGCGATCGCCATTGCCAAAGCGATTGAAATTATCGAAGCAGTAGGACGCGATCGCATTGCTCAATATGAACACTCTTTAGTTGAATTCACATATACACGGCTGGGGATGATTACTGGTGTCAAGATGCATATTCCCGGAGATAATTTAGCCCATGTTATCCCCTTTGATATTGATGGGTTTGACGGACGCTTAGTAGCAGAGATTCTGGCACAAGAATACGGCATTGGCGTTCGGGCTGGGGCTTTTTGCACGTATGAATACATTCGCAAACTCAAGAATATTTCAGACGAACAAGACTCCGAAATTGCTCAGGAAGTAGACAGAGGAATTACGCGCAACATTCCTAGTATTATCCGAGCCAGCTTTGCTGTATATAATACATTAGAAGACTGCGATCGCTTTATAAATGCGATCGCTCAAATAGCTAAAAACGGATTGGCTCACTATTTGCCCAACTACACACAAGATCAGATAACTGGTGTTTGGACAGCCATAAATAGCTAG
- a CDS encoding NAD(P)/FAD-dependent oxidoreductase, which yields MREILYLEIPTPDMATVRSWLQTDFELGNGEKLLTSEGFRLKIPSATTPAGKALSENLPAELSVFVWSVQRTTYLKVFRWAEQPFPGEGQILRHLTKEIRSRFPHHYPEPPAIDLSQQSIFATLSSAYPLTVKYFQKMPNGEYDLTRAYWWEQRWREGVRNPQQPRQVVFSGKGDWGLRTGDWEKDHPNTQSPVPNPHYDIIYIGGALGAIHAALMAKLGYKVLLVERMPFGRMNREWNISRDEIQSLVNLGLVTPAELETIIAREYKDGFNKFFDANNPAKLRSPVLHTPTVLNLGLDSEKWLQMCGQKLQAAGGEIWDETEFIRADIDISQVILKVKHLPSQIEKQVSGRLLIDAMGTASPIAWQLNGGRAFDSVCPTVGAAIESGFEPGVWDSQYGDVLYSHGDISRGRQLIWELFPGAGDELTIYLFHYHEVNAENPGSLLEMYEDFFTILPEYRRCDMDKLVWKKPTFGYIPGHFSIGSSDRTVAFDRLMAIGDAASLQSPLVFTGFGSLVRNLERLTTLLDIALKHDLLSFRHLNQIRAYQSNVSVTWLFSKGMMVPTGKFLPPQRINAMLNTFFGLLADEPLEVADNFIKDKCDWLTFNRLALKAARKNPALLLWIWELAGPRDLVRWLGSYFNFGRHALVSALLSPWFEGFLNRVGFWLEPRNPGLWLWLLAINYAIATGKPRSRSQVVKTNPEAIIPKSEARISH from the coding sequence ATGAGAGAAATCCTTTATTTAGAAATTCCAACCCCAGATATGGCAACTGTGCGTAGCTGGCTACAAACAGATTTTGAACTTGGAAATGGGGAAAAATTGCTTACCTCGGAAGGCTTTCGCCTCAAAATACCTAGTGCTACTACACCTGCTGGCAAGGCTCTTTCCGAAAACTTGCCTGCGGAACTTTCGGTATTTGTCTGGTCAGTGCAACGAACTACCTATCTGAAAGTGTTTCGTTGGGCAGAACAACCCTTTCCTGGAGAGGGACAAATTCTGCGACACTTAACCAAAGAAATCAGAAGCCGTTTTCCGCATCATTACCCAGAACCGCCAGCGATTGATTTATCCCAGCAATCGATTTTTGCTACGCTATCGTCTGCTTACCCCCTCACCGTCAAGTATTTTCAGAAAATGCCCAATGGTGAATATGACCTCACACGTGCCTATTGGTGGGAACAACGATGGCGCGAAGGGGTACGGAATCCGCAGCAGCCGCGTCAGGTTGTGTTTTCTGGTAAAGGAGACTGGGGACTACGGACTGGGGACTGGGAAAAAGATCATCCCAATACCCAATCGCCAGTCCCCAATCCCCACTACGACATCATTTATATCGGCGGCGCATTAGGTGCGATTCATGCAGCACTGATGGCAAAACTGGGATATAAAGTCCTGCTGGTGGAACGAATGCCCTTTGGGCGGATGAACCGAGAATGGAATATTTCGCGCGATGAGATTCAAAGCTTGGTTAACCTGGGTTTAGTCACCCCCGCTGAGTTAGAAACCATCATTGCCAGGGAATACAAAGATGGATTCAATAAGTTTTTTGATGCGAATAATCCAGCCAAACTGCGATCGCCCGTCCTCCACACGCCCACAGTCCTAAATTTAGGCTTGGATTCCGAAAAATGGCTCCAAATGTGTGGGCAAAAGCTGCAAGCCGCAGGTGGCGAAATCTGGGATGAAACAGAATTTATCCGTGCAGATATTGATATATCACAAGTCATTTTGAAAGTCAAGCACTTACCCAGTCAGATTGAAAAACAAGTAAGTGGACGACTGCTAATTGATGCAATGGGAACTGCATCGCCCATTGCTTGGCAATTAAATGGTGGTCGTGCTTTTGATAGTGTCTGTCCGACAGTGGGAGCAGCAATTGAGAGCGGATTTGAGCCAGGAGTATGGGATTCCCAATATGGAGACGTTCTTTACAGTCATGGGGATATTTCGCGGGGAAGGCAGTTAATTTGGGAATTGTTTCCTGGAGCAGGTGATGAACTGACGATTTATTTATTTCATTACCACGAAGTCAATGCTGAAAATCCTGGTTCCTTGCTAGAGATGTACGAGGACTTTTTCACGATTTTGCCAGAATATCGCAGGTGCGATATGGACAAATTGGTCTGGAAGAAACCGACATTTGGGTATATACCGGGGCATTTTAGTATCGGAAGTAGCGATCGCACAGTTGCCTTCGATCGATTGATGGCGATCGGTGATGCGGCATCACTCCAATCTCCCCTGGTCTTCACTGGTTTTGGTTCCCTAGTTCGTAACTTAGAGCGTTTAACAACACTGTTGGATATTGCTCTCAAACATGACTTGTTAAGTTTCCGACACTTGAACCAAATTCGCGCTTATCAAAGCAACGTTTCCGTAACTTGGCTATTTTCCAAAGGCATGATGGTGCCCACAGGGAAATTTTTACCACCGCAACGGATTAACGCCATGCTCAACACCTTTTTTGGATTGTTAGCAGACGAACCGCTAGAAGTGGCAGATAATTTCATCAAAGATAAGTGTGATTGGTTAACCTTTAACCGCCTAGCACTGAAAGCCGCCAGGAAAAATCCTGCCTTGCTTTTATGGATTTGGGAACTTGCTGGCCCTAGAGATTTAGTGCGATGGCTTGGTAGTTATTTCAACTTCGGTCGTCATGCCCTAGTTAGCGCTTTGCTGAGTCCGTGGTTTGAGGGTTTCTTGAATCGGGTAGGTTTTTGGCTAGAACCCCGGAATCCAGGCTTGTGGCTGTGGCTATTGGCGATTAATTATGCGATCGCTACAGGCAAACCGCGATCGCGCAGTCAAGTTGTAAAAACCAACCCAGAAGCCATAATTCCGAAGTCAGAAGCAAGAATTAGTCATTAG